In the Sphingobacterium sp. PCS056 genome, TAAAAATCATGAATTATTGCTGTGGAGTTCTAATATATTCGTACCGCTCACAGATGGTGGATTAAAAAATACCGTTAATTATATTACAACAAATGATCGAACATTCATTGTTAAGAAAAAGGAGATTGGCAATACGACCGTCTTGGCTTATGTGACGATCAAGAAATATTTTAATATCAATAATGAATATTTCACAAAAGCATTTTCACCCTTGATTTCTAAAAGTAATAATATTGAAATTGCAGATTATAACGATAGTGGAAATATTAAAAATATATACAGCAAGGATAAAACGTATCTGTTTTCGATTAAATTAAAATCGGGACAGGTTCAGAATTTATTTAGTGTCTTAAAAACGTTATCGTGGATTCTGGCAGCCATATGCTTTATAACGCTCATCCATAATATTGCGAATCTACTGGTTAATAATGGTAAAGTAATACTTGGAGTAATTTTATACTTTACAGCACTGGTGACATTACGTTTTATAGATCTTAACTCTGATTGGCTCAGTATTCATGCTAATCTAGGGATTTTCAATCCAAAAAATTATGCCTATAACTATTTGTTTCCCAATATCTGGGGTTTACTGGTTACAACTTTCTTTATTTTTCTTTTTACCTTATTTTTATACAATATAAAAAGTAAATTTCTTTTTGCTGAATATATCAAAAGTAAATTTTTAAAGGTATGTTTTACCTTGTTTTCCATACTGAGCATATACTTCTTCTTTACTCTTCTTTATAGAACATTAGGTACGCTGGTTACACATTCTCCCACTACGGCTGTTGATTTTACTAAACTGGTTGAATTAAATACATTCACTTGGATTGATCTTTTTATCATGTGTTTCAGTTTGATGACGCTAACATTGTATATTGATATTGTGATTTCTACGATTAGAAAGCTTAAAATATCAGATACAGTACTTCTCAATATCCATCTGATTTCCCTTATCATATTTATTATCGTAGGCACTGTATTGAGAGAAAATAATGGATTGGTCAATATTTTACTTGCTGTAATTATACTGATACGCTCTTTCAATTCCTTATTAAAATCAAAATTCAAATTAGCAACTCATATCATCGTTATCATCCTTTTATCGATCATCTGTTCCGTTTATCATGGTCACTATTTTAAAATGAAAAAAGTGGATAATATGAAGCTTTTTATTAGTAATCTAGAAGCGGAGGATGACATTAATGCTATATCACTCTATACAGAAATTGAAAAAGATATACTGAAAGATGAACAGTTAAAACATTTATTCAAAATCAGTTTACCTAATACCAATACTCAAACCATAAATGAATATATCGAGCAAAAATATCTTGGTGGATACCTTTCAAGATATGAATTTATGGGATTCTACTATAATAATAATAAAGAACTTGCTCAGTATAAGAATAATAAAGTAGAAGAGTACAGGGAAAAGGTTATAAAAAATTCATTAAAAATAAGTAATAACTTCTATCGCTTGAATAGTGAGTTAGGAACACATGAGTATTTTTCAATCATAAACCTTCCTATAGATGCTCACAATACAGTCTCTCTCTACCTCAATCTAAAAAACAGGTCGTTTAATTATGCGTTACCTTATCCCGAAATACTGGTTGATTCGAGATTAAATAATATGGAGGTCGAATCATTTAGTAATAGCTCTATAGCACTCTATAAAGATGGAAATCTAGTCACCCAATATGGAAAATACAATTATCCAAGTCATGATCATGATTATCCTAAAAAAGTTGGTGAATATATTAATATGGATGGTAAGGACAACTATTTTCATGTGCTGTATAGACCTAATAGTCATACAACATTTTTGGTTAGCAATCCAAAAGAGACAGCTTGGGAATATTTGGCGACCGCTTCATTTTTATTTTTGGTCATATTTATCTTTTTTTCAATCTTTAATACGATCACTTATGGTTCAAATATTTTTAAAAACAAGTCGTTTAAAATTCGAAGTATTAAATATCATTATTTATATTTAGTCAATAGCATACAATATAGCTCTAGAATTCAAACGCTATTTATTTCTTCAATTATATTGGCAATTCTGATATCTGGTATCATATCGTTTGTCAGTATTAATATGCAATTAGCCTATAACAATACTTTGGAAAGAGAAAAAACGGTTACAGATATTAGTAAAAGGCTAGAAAGTATCATTAGTACCACAAATTCTGCTGAAGAAAGGGAGAATCGACTAATTTATTATTTGAAGTTATTATCCGAATCGCTATCAAAAGACTTCTCTCTGTACTCTAAATCGGGTCGTTTATTATACAGTTCGCAACCCAAGATTTATGACCTTAATATCTTATCAACCTTCATGAATCCGAATGCATTTAGAAAATTATCACTTTTAAAAAAATCAGAGACGATAGAGAAAGAAGGTGTAGGTGACTTTAGATATGAATCCAGTTATGCCACTATTAGAGATGAAAATTATGCGACTATTGCATACCTGGCTATTCCAAATTTCAATGCTCAAAAGGATGATAACTTAAATAAAAATCTTCTTTTAAATACACTTATCAATATTTATTCGCTGATTATTATTGGTTTTGGATTTTATGCAGCTTTCGTTGCTAATAAAATCACTGAACCACTAAGTTTAATTAGTAAAAAATTGGCGCAAACAAATTTGGGACAACAGAATGAACCTTTATTTTGGCAGCGAAATGATGAAATCGGCGCTCTCATCAAAGAATATAATCTCATGATATTAAAACTAGAGGATTATGCGAATAAAATAAAGGATAATGAAAGGGAATCTACTTGGAGAGAAATGGCACAACAGGTGGCTCATGAAATCAAAAATCCGCTAACTCCTATGAAGCTTGGTATTCAACAGCTAACCAAATCATACTATGACAATGATCCGAAATTTGAAGAACGATTTAAACGTATTTCAGCATCATTCATTGAGCAAATAAATAGTTTGACACATATTGCTAAAGAATTCTCGGCTTTTGCGAAACTGCCAGACACGAAATATGAGAAGATCAATTTATTGGAAAAAATAAATAAATCAATTGGAGTTTATATACAGAATCCGCAAGCTCAAATTAGATTAATGAATCAAACAAATGATGCCTATCTCTTTGTAGAAGGAGATCGAGATCAAATGATGAGAACTTTTAATAATCTTCTGAAAAATGCCATTGAAGCGGGTTTTGGTAAGAGAAAAATAAAAATTGATATTAGTATTACTGATGGTGATCGGGATGATTACATCATTAAAATAAAAGATAATGGATCAGGAATTCCTCAAGAAATGCGTTCTAAAATATTTGAGATTAATTTTACGACCAAGAGTTCTGGTACTGGACTAGGATTGGTGTTTGTTAAAAAAACAATTGAGGCAATGGGGGGAACAGTTCAATTTGAATCTATAGAGGAACATGGAACAACATTTCAAATTTCAATACCTAAATTTAAGCATATCTAATAAGAGGAAGTAAATGTGCGCACTCGCTATTACCCTAGTTCAGATAAGCTATGGTTAGAAACAAAAGAGGAGCTCTTGTATGCAGTGCCCCCAAAAAGTTAGACACTTTCTGGGGGCATTTTTATGAATAAGAAAAACAAGCACAGTTTTGAATTTAAGTTGAGCTGTGTTAGACAAATGGATGAGCATTATCGTTCTGCAAAGTCTTTGGGAGAAGAATTCGGGATTACGTATTCTTTGTTTGAGACGTGGTACAAAATATATAAGTATCAGGGGGAATCGGGGCTACTTCCCAGGAAAGGGAAAAGACACTTTAGTGCTTCTTTTAAGCTTTCTGTCCTTACTGCAATCCGAGAAGAAAGTTTATCTTTGAAAGAAGCCCGTGTACGCTTTGACCTTTCCTCGGATGCCCATATCATTGAATGGCAGAAAAGGCTGGACAAGTTTGGTCCAGAAGGATTGGAGGCACGGCCAAAAGGGAGACCCTTGATGACAAAGAAAGCAAATCCGCAGATCAAGCGAAAAGTTAGAAAAACGAATAAAGCGCTCACGCGTGAAGAGGAACTTTTGCAGGAGAATGAGTATTTACGTGCAGAAAATGCCCTGCTAAAAAAGCTCAGCGCCTTAGCTCAAGCCGAAAACAAGCGAAAGCCATAATGGAGCTAAGGCATCAATTTGATCTTGATATCCTGCTGAGTTGCGTTAAAATGGCAAGAAGTACTTTCTATTATCATTCCAAGAAGGAGGGACAAGCAGATAAATACGAACAGGTGAAAGCGCAAATCAACAAAGTTTACCATGTACATAAGGGCCGCTTTGGCTATCGCCGCATTACCCTGCAGCTCAAACGGGATGGAGTGGATATGAATCATAAGACCATTCTTAGATTAATGAGGGAAATGGGTTTGAAGAGTCTGATCAGGATAAAGAAATACAGGTCATACCGGGGTGAACTGGGCAAGATCGCCCCCAATATCCTCAACAGGAAATTCCAGGCTGAGGGGCCTTTGCAAAAATGGGCCACGGATATTACTGAGTTCAAAGTCAAGGAAAAAAAGCTGTATCTCTCCCCAATAATTGATCTGTTTAATCAGGAAGTTATAAGTTATGAAATTACTGACAGGCCGGTCTTTAAAGGGGTAATGGATATGCTCAAAAAGGCACTGCCCAAAGCAAGGGGGGCATCACAACTGCTTTTACATTCAGATCAGGGCTGGCAATACCAAATGCCTAAATATCAACAGTGGCTCAAAGAAAACGGAATCACTCAAAGCATGTCCAGAAAAGGAAATTGCCTTGATAATGCCGTAATTGAAAATTTCTTCGGAATTTTAAAATCAGAACTGTTTTATCTAAAACAATACGAATCAACAGAGAAGTTAAAAAGCGAAATAGAAGATTATATCTCCTATTACAATAATCAACGGATAAAACTAAATTTAAATGGAATGAGCCCGACAGAATATCGAGCTCATTATTACAAATCTAATTAACTAAATTTGTCCAATATTTTGGGGGCAGTCCAGTATTTGAGCTCCTCTTTTATTTCTGACCATATACCATCAAGGTACATCCTTAGATGGTATCTTTATTTTAGCCTATTTTAAGACCACTGTAGACCTTCCCATGATAGCGTTATCACAATATAAGAGTACTGTATAAGCTCCTTTTACAAACTTCTTATCATCATTCCAATACAACGCATATTCTTCTCCATGATTTGTAAATTCTAAATTGTGCTTAAAAGTATATTGAAGTTTCTCACCATGGGCAAAAAAGGTATTATTCTCATCATTAACAATTAAGTTTCCTTGTGGATCGATAACACGGACAAAAACATCTTTATTTCCAATCTTTGCAAGCGTATTGTCTGCAATTGTAAAATTGATGCTTAACTTATCTACTCTCTTTGCACGTTCTTCTACTTCTACTTTATTATTACGCTTTTCTTGAAGGCCAGATACTGAAATATTAGAAACCTTGAGAGCAGCAGCTACATTAACCTTTGAGGCTAATTTGCTATTTGAACTTTCTAGATTTGTAATTTTAGTCGAGGAGGCAGAAACTTCTTTTTGCAATAAACTGTTCTTTTCTGCCAAAATCTTATTTTCTTGGATTAAGCGATTGACATCTAATGTAAAATAGGCAACATCGCTTTTAAGTGATGTAATTGTTGACTGAGCAAAATCAATATCTGATTGAGATAATTCTTTTCTAGCTAATTTGGCTCGTAAATCAACAATTTTATTTCTTGCATCTTGCTCTTTTGCTATTAAAGGTGGAGATAACTGAACATTTTCAATTTTCATTTTATCTAGCTCTGCCTCGATACGATCAATTTCAACCTCAAGATTTTCCTTTTCAACGGTTAGTGCGTACACTTTTTCTCCTGAAGATTTAAACTTAACATAGAAATAAACGTTGGTAACAATAAGCGCAGCTATTGCTATTATAAAAAAATAAACTTTTGAGGTATTTTTCTTTATTTCTTCCTGTTTATTTCCCTTTACTAATTCAGTTTCCATTACACTTGAATTCCATTTTTTATTAGACTTATTGTATCGTCCTGTAGATACTATTGTACCACAAATATTATTCCAATTTCAAATTATGTAGCTATTAAAAAAATAATATGTTCTATTGCGATAGGTAGATAACAAGATCATAAAAATGACAGATGACATTTATCCATTATCTTTATTTCTTCATGATTTCTAAATCTATCATTACCAAGTTTTTAATCAATGTTTCCACATCGTTTTTTTTGGGATCATGAATTGTATAATGTCCTTTTTTAATGTCATTTTTTACTGGGCTTTGAGTAGGAGGTTCAGCATTTCTGTCATAAACTTTAACAACCGTGTGTCCAAATTTGATATTGTCCTTATCCAGCTTCAACAAACTCAACTGTTCCTCATCGATATCAATTACAACACCCTTTTCTAACTGTCCCTTACCACAAAATTCTACTTCTATTCCCAATGCGGCAAAGGTAAGTCTAATAAATTCCCGCACTGTAATGATAGACTCGGTCGCAACGACATCCTTGGTCTCCGTATCGTGCTGAATATGTGGCTTCATTCTCTCCAGACTTAGATGAGATGTTAAATCGTATACATACAGTCGATTTTCTAAACCTAGGGCTATTCGAATAGCATCCCTTATAATTCCGTGAAATATAGATATTTTACTTGAATTGCTACTATTAAAATACATAAGATATACTATTTCAAACAAATAAAGCTATAGTTTCCTATAGCTTTAGCAATTTATATAAAAAAATCTTTTAATTAACTCTAGAAAAAGTGAATACCAAGTAAGCTTCACCACTAGAAATGGTAACTGGCATACGCATCACTAATTTATTTGCATCTGAATAAGATAAATCCAAACGATAACCAGTGACTACATTTTTAGCTTTATCTCCAGCATAGATTTTTTTGAATTGAAATTGTGGTTCTCCATTATTCTTACCGGGATTGTAGATTGACCAAACTATATCTCTAGAAGCTCCTGGAGCACATAATTTACCATCTGCAGAGAAAGAAATATTTCCTTTCCCGTTACTTGGTAAAACCCATGTACTACCGATAAAACATTCTGCCGGTGCCTCTTCAAATACGCTTTTAATCGTATAAGAAGCAGGTAAATTTTCGCGGTCAATAGTATTTAATATCCAAGTTCCTTTAACAGCGCCTTTCCAGTCTGAAGCACTAGGACCTGAAGACATTGCAGTTGATGAAGAACTAGATGTTGCTCCTTTTGGCTGCATACTACAAGCCGAAAAAACAAACAAACTCAGCATAAGAGTTGTGATAGATAAAAGAACTTGATTCATATTCATTAATTTTATAGTTACTTATTGTATTTTTGCTGTAAATATAACAACAAATCATGATTGAGACATCCAAAAATCATACCATTAGTAAGATTGTAGCAAAATCACTATTACGTATCTTTGTTTTGCTTTTAGCTCTTGCATCTGTTCCTATCTTGTCAAATAAAGGAGCTCAATCTAGTTTAGATGCTAAACATATTGCTTTTCCCAATGAAATGGCTATTGTTGCGCCTGCACTACTTTTTATAATTTTCGTCGTACTACTTATATTCATGCTAAAAAACAAATATTTAAGAGTTGATATCAATTGGCAATTCTCTTTATGTACGATATTTCTACTGATATACTTAATTCTTTTATACTCCCGTATATACCCATTAGTAGCTTAATATAAATAATACGATAAGTTTAACCAAATTAATATCTTTGACAACTAATTTAGAAAGTCATTGCGTAGACTTCATAGCTAATGAATAAAAAATTACTCTGGAAAATAGTTAAGAATATCCTTAAAGTTGTTGTCACTATTGCTGCACTTTATTGGGTATTTAGTAAGGTTTCTATTGATGACTTAAAGGATGCAGTGGTCAATTCTAATCCGATTTTTCTTCTCCTCGCATTTTTAGCCTATGGAGCTTCAATTTTAATATCTTCTTCTCGATTACTTAGTTTCCTTAAAGCAATTGGACTAAATGTTTCGGAAAGATATAACCTCAAGCTCTATCAATTAGGCTTATTTTACAACCTGTTTTTACCTGGAGGTGTCGGAGGAGATGGTTATAAAATATATTTTCTTCGTAAAAAATATAATATTAAGGGCCGAAAGCTATTAGGAGCATTATTCTTTGATCGTTTAAGTGGTCTTTGGGCGTTATGTCTTATTATTGCTGCACTGGTTATTTTTATGCCACAGCTAAATATCCCTAATTATTTAACGATTTCTGGATTTATCGCGGGTACAATACTCTACTATTTTATTGTTGGGAAATTTTTTCCTGATTTTAAATCAAATTTTATCAAAACGCACTGCAAAGCAATAGGTGTGCAGTCTATGCAGGTGTTGTCTGCGATAATGATTTTATATGCTTTGGGTTTTGAAGGCAAATTTTCGCCCTATTTGTTTCTCTTTCTTGCTTCGTCCTTAGTAGCAATCATCCCATTCTCTGTCGGAGGATTAGGTATGCGGGAGCTTGTATATATGTGGGGAGCCAATTTCTTTCATCTCGACTCGCATTTGGCCGTTTTGATTAGTTTATTGTTTTATATTATATCGGCAATTATGGCCTTTACAGGTTCATATTATATTTTTCATCCCTCGGCTTTAGGAACTGACAAACTGCCGTCTGTTAAAGAGGTAGAAGAATCTCAAAGTGAAGATTAAATTAAGAAATTATGGCAAATATTGTAATAACTGGCGCAAGCAGTGGTATTGGATTTGAAGCAGTATTAGATCTTACAGCTAAAAAAGAAAACAATGTCATCGCCCTAGCTAGATCGGCTGATAAATTAAAGCGATTGCACGAGATTGCATCGGATTTAAACTTTGATGGGGGCAATTTATATCCTGCTCAATTCGATATCGTATTTGATGATTACCAAACTTTGGTACCATTTATCAAATCAAAGTTTGACCTTGTTGATATTCTGATCAACAATGCAGGTATATTGATCAATAAACCTTTTATGGATAGTTCACTGGAGGATATTGCATCTATGTTTCAAACGAATGTTCTGGCTCATGCCAATATGATTCAAAACATCGTTCCTTTAATGCCTGCAGGTTCCCATATCCTTAATATTGGAAGTATGGGTGGATTTCAGGGCTCATCCAAATTCAGCGGTTTGGCGGCCTACTCTTCTAGCAAAGCGGCATTGGCGGTATTAACAGAGTGTCTAGCAGAAGAATTTAAGACCATGGGTATCCGAGTCAATTGTCTTGCATTGGGTTCTGCACAAACAGAGATGTTTGAAACCGCTTTTCCTGGCGTAGAGGCGGGAAAACTGGCTTTTGAAATGGGCAGATATATTGCAGAGTTTGCTCAAAATGGACACCAATACTATAATGGTAAAATTTTGCCGGTGTCGTTAATGACGCCTTAAAATAATAAAAGGGTTTTGAAAGCCCTTTTATTATAATCCTATATGTTCATTTTTATTGTCAGTTGGGCCGTCTTTACTAATTGCCTTAGGATTTTGCTTCAAATAATGCCATGTGATTTTATCTTCCAATTGCGCCTCCCCTTTTGATGCCTTCACTTGAACGATATTGTCTCCCTCCCTTAATTTAACATTTTGAAAGATATAATGCACATCTGTTTCTCCCATAACATAGTTTTTGATCTCTACACCATTTACCCATAGCGTTGGTGTTCCGATATTGGAATAAACAGTTATGGGTGTAACCTCATTGGCTCTTTCCACAACACGACGTTGAGTCAGGTAAAGTACCGGTTGTTTGCTCCAGTTAGCTTTATACCAATAAAATGGATCTTTTTTTAATTTTCTATCGAATGTAACTAATCCTTTATAGTTTCTCGGTTCAACATTTAACGCGGTTATTGGTGTAGCAAAATCAAATGTATTCCAGAGATAGGAAGCTAGAAAGATGGGATGCCTCTTTATCGTTCCCCAATGTATTTCATGAAACTTGGTTGAAAATTCTTCAGGAAAAAATGCAGGATTTGCCCATTGGTTACCGACATCTCCAACAACCTCTTGCTGGTGGTTGGGATTTGCTTCAGCTCCATATTCTGAAAAAATTATTTTATAATCTTTAAAATCTTTTGAAATTTGATCCGCCCACTTATTTACATCACGGATAACACCATTGTACCATCCAAAATAATGGTTGATACCCTGTACATCTGCGTTATTGTTTACAGCATGATTAATGACATTATAACCACTCACTTGAACCGTATAGCGATATGGATCTTCTGTTTTAGCCAAGTCATTCAATTTTGTTGTTAATTCTATGGTATAAGCATTGGGTGTATAAACTTCGTTGTGTAATCCCCAGATATAAATAGAGGGATGATTATAATTTTGCCTAATAAGTTCTGTCAACTGCTGCTTAGCATTTGCTTCTTCTAATGTTGTTACACGATTGACAAATGGAATTTCTGCCCAAACAATAAAACCTATACTATCGCATTTTGCATAAAAATAATCCGATTGTTGATAATGAGCTAATCGAATAGTGGTTGCTCCCATTTCTTTTATAATAGCCAAATCTTCATCATGATCTGCATTTGATAGAGCAGAGCCCTTTCCCCATCGATCTTGATGACGTGTCACACCATACATCGGATATTTAACACCGTTTAAAAAGAAGCCTTCTCCTGTACGCAGTTCAAATTTGCGAATTCCCAATGGCTGAACCACTTCATCAAGAATAATATTTCCATCCATAATCTGTGTGACTACCTTATACAAATAGGGATCGTCTAAGCCTTGCCATACGTGTGGATTTGTTATTCTAATATCTTGAACGACCTCTTGTCTTCCCTGCGGAAGTAAGCGATGTTTTTTTACACCTTTTACTTTTACTGCTCCACCCTGCTCAAAAATCGTTGATACGATTTGCACATCTCGCATTTCTGGAGTTTTATTTTCTAATTTAACCTTTAAAGTGATATCAGCACTTTTCTTATTTACTTCCTTTTGACTGATATATATCCCGGAAGAAGCATAATCTGAAACTGCAATATTGATTTTGTCTGTTACAATCAGTTGTACAGGTCTATAGATACCTCCATACATAGGAAATAAAGTATGATTAACAGGAATTACTTGTGGAGTCGCTTCATTGCTTACTTTAACAAGAATCTCATTCTCCACTCCGAATTTCAGCATATTGGTCAACTCCAACACAAAGGCCGAATAACCACCTTGATGTCTACCAACAATTTGATAATTGCCATTAATCACTGAACCATCATACACCATATTACCTTTCTCCTTCTTTACGGGTAATGGTGAATTATTAAGATAAACTTCGGTATTGGTATTGACACCTTCAAATTTTATAAAAACTCGCTTTCCATCCCATGAGGATTCAGGAACAAAAGTTTTGCGATAATAAGCATCTCCCACATAAAATTTTTCATTAGATGTAAATCGATCATTGCGAACCTGCATGTCTTTTGCATTCCATGTATGTGGCACGGTAATAGATTGCCAAGGGCCTGAGAAAATAGTCCCATATTGTAATACATCGCTAGTGAAGGGACCTTTTTTAAAAGCCCATTCCTGATTAAAAGGTATGATTTCTCTTGCAGAAACTATAGCGGCTAAAATTGTTAAGAAAGTTAAAGTAATAACTGCCTTGAAATTCATAATATATTATTAAAGGTTTTTATTAAATCTTTTTCCATCTTATATGGAGCAAGTGTATAGACAAAGATATA is a window encoding:
- a CDS encoding sensor histidine kinase; amino-acid sequence: MPVSSKIRLLLILLTLSFIVTAITLQQSISSKDILNFETANLESKIHEKEDLIKHLFADPIVLKTFKNAEKYPEQSYHILEKYDKEEGIALFIFKNHELLLWSSNIFVPLTDGGLKNTVNYITTNDRTFIVKKKEIGNTTVLAYVTIKKYFNINNEYFTKAFSPLISKSNNIEIADYNDSGNIKNIYSKDKTYLFSIKLKSGQVQNLFSVLKTLSWILAAICFITLIHNIANLLVNNGKVILGVILYFTALVTLRFIDLNSDWLSIHANLGIFNPKNYAYNYLFPNIWGLLVTTFFIFLFTLFLYNIKSKFLFAEYIKSKFLKVCFTLFSILSIYFFFTLLYRTLGTLVTHSPTTAVDFTKLVELNTFTWIDLFIMCFSLMTLTLYIDIVISTIRKLKISDTVLLNIHLISLIIFIIVGTVLRENNGLVNILLAVIILIRSFNSLLKSKFKLATHIIVIILLSIICSVYHGHYFKMKKVDNMKLFISNLEAEDDINAISLYTEIEKDILKDEQLKHLFKISLPNTNTQTINEYIEQKYLGGYLSRYEFMGFYYNNNKELAQYKNNKVEEYREKVIKNSLKISNNFYRLNSELGTHEYFSIINLPIDAHNTVSLYLNLKNRSFNYALPYPEILVDSRLNNMEVESFSNSSIALYKDGNLVTQYGKYNYPSHDHDYPKKVGEYINMDGKDNYFHVLYRPNSHTTFLVSNPKETAWEYLATASFLFLVIFIFFSIFNTITYGSNIFKNKSFKIRSIKYHYLYLVNSIQYSSRIQTLFISSIILAILISGIISFVSINMQLAYNNTLEREKTVTDISKRLESIISTTNSAEERENRLIYYLKLLSESLSKDFSLYSKSGRLLYSSQPKIYDLNILSTFMNPNAFRKLSLLKKSETIEKEGVGDFRYESSYATIRDENYATIAYLAIPNFNAQKDDNLNKNLLLNTLINIYSLIIIGFGFYAAFVANKITEPLSLISKKLAQTNLGQQNEPLFWQRNDEIGALIKEYNLMILKLEDYANKIKDNERESTWREMAQQVAHEIKNPLTPMKLGIQQLTKSYYDNDPKFEERFKRISASFIEQINSLTHIAKEFSAFAKLPDTKYEKINLLEKINKSIGVYIQNPQAQIRLMNQTNDAYLFVEGDRDQMMRTFNNLLKNAIEAGFGKRKIKIDISITDGDRDDYIIKIKDNGSGIPQEMRSKIFEINFTTKSSGTGLGLVFVKKTIEAMGGTVQFESIEEHGTTFQISIPKFKHI
- a CDS encoding lipocalin family protein translates to MNQVLLSITTLMLSLFVFSACSMQPKGATSSSSSTAMSSGPSASDWKGAVKGTWILNTIDRENLPASYTIKSVFEEAPAECFIGSTWVLPSNGKGNISFSADGKLCAPGASRDIVWSIYNPGKNNGEPQFQFKKIYAGDKAKNVVTGYRLDLSYSDANKLVMRMPVTISSGEAYLVFTFSRVN
- a CDS encoding lysylphosphatidylglycerol synthase transmembrane domain-containing protein, producing MNKKLLWKIVKNILKVVVTIAALYWVFSKVSIDDLKDAVVNSNPIFLLLAFLAYGASILISSSRLLSFLKAIGLNVSERYNLKLYQLGLFYNLFLPGGVGGDGYKIYFLRKKYNIKGRKLLGALFFDRLSGLWALCLIIAALVIFMPQLNIPNYLTISGFIAGTILYYFIVGKFFPDFKSNFIKTHCKAIGVQSMQVLSAIMILYALGFEGKFSPYLFLFLASSLVAIIPFSVGGLGMRELVYMWGANFFHLDSHLAVLISLLFYIISAIMAFTGSYYIFHPSALGTDKLPSVKEVEESQSED
- a CDS encoding SDR family NAD(P)-dependent oxidoreductase, with translation MANIVITGASSGIGFEAVLDLTAKKENNVIALARSADKLKRLHEIASDLNFDGGNLYPAQFDIVFDDYQTLVPFIKSKFDLVDILINNAGILINKPFMDSSLEDIASMFQTNVLAHANMIQNIVPLMPAGSHILNIGSMGGFQGSSKFSGLAAYSSSKAALAVLTECLAEEFKTMGIRVNCLALGSAQTEMFETAFPGVEAGKLAFEMGRYIAEFAQNGHQYYNGKILPVSLMTP
- a CDS encoding glycoside hydrolase family 2 protein — its product is MNFKAVITLTFLTILAAIVSAREIIPFNQEWAFKKGPFTSDVLQYGTIFSGPWQSITVPHTWNAKDMQVRNDRFTSNEKFYVGDAYYRKTFVPESSWDGKRVFIKFEGVNTNTEVYLNNSPLPVKKEKGNMVYDGSVINGNYQIVGRHQGGYSAFVLELTNMLKFGVENEILVKVSNEATPQVIPVNHTLFPMYGGIYRPVQLIVTDKINIAVSDYASSGIYISQKEVNKKSADITLKVKLENKTPEMRDVQIVSTIFEQGGAVKVKGVKKHRLLPQGRQEVVQDIRITNPHVWQGLDDPYLYKVVTQIMDGNIILDEVVQPLGIRKFELRTGEGFFLNGVKYPMYGVTRHQDRWGKGSALSNADHDEDLAIIKEMGATTIRLAHYQQSDYFYAKCDSIGFIVWAEIPFVNRVTTLEEANAKQQLTELIRQNYNHPSIYIWGLHNEVYTPNAYTIELTTKLNDLAKTEDPYRYTVQVSGYNVINHAVNNNADVQGINHYFGWYNGVIRDVNKWADQISKDFKDYKIIFSEYGAEANPNHQQEVVGDVGNQWANPAFFPEEFSTKFHEIHWGTIKRHPIFLASYLWNTFDFATPITALNVEPRNYKGLVTFDRKLKKDPFYWYKANWSKQPVLYLTQRRVVERANEVTPITVYSNIGTPTLWVNGVEIKNYVMGETDVHYIFQNVKLREGDNIVQVKASKGEAQLEDKITWHYLKQNPKAISKDGPTDNKNEHIGL